From Pseudomonas putida, one genomic window encodes:
- the kdpC gene encoding potassium-transporting ATPase subunit KdpC → MNTYVRPALSLILSLAVVTGALYPLAVTGVAQVVFPEQANGSLVRDEQGKVRGSALIAQDFQGDGWFHSRPSAGAYATVASSASNLSPSNPALAERVTGDAAKLYQAGQGPVPQALLTTSGSGLDPHLPPQAVAYQIARVAAARQIPVERLQALLEEATLHPLIGPPVVNVLALNQALSKLGS, encoded by the coding sequence ATGAACACATATGTACGCCCGGCGCTGAGCCTGATCCTGTCACTGGCAGTGGTCACCGGTGCGCTGTATCCACTGGCGGTGACCGGGGTTGCGCAAGTGGTTTTTCCGGAGCAGGCCAATGGCAGCCTGGTGCGCGATGAGCAGGGCAAGGTGCGCGGCTCGGCACTGATCGCCCAGGATTTCCAGGGCGATGGCTGGTTCCATTCGCGGCCTTCGGCGGGGGCTTATGCCACCGTGGCCAGCAGCGCGAGCAACCTGTCGCCAAGCAACCCGGCGCTGGCCGAACGGGTCACGGGCGATGCCGCGAAGCTGTACCAGGCTGGGCAGGGGCCGGTGCCGCAGGCCTTGCTGACCACCTCGGGCAGTGGCCTGGACCCGCATTTGCCACCGCAGGCCGTGGCCTACCAGATTGCGCGGGTGGCGGCGGCGCGCCAGATACCGGTAGAGCGCTTGCAAGCCCTGCTGGAAGAGGCCACCCTCCACCCATTGATCGGGCCGCCTGTGGTCAATGTGCTGGCCCTTAACCAAGCGTTGAGCAAATTGGGGTCATGA